The following nucleotide sequence is from Primulina tabacum isolate GXHZ01 chromosome 2, ASM2559414v2, whole genome shotgun sequence.
ACTATGCTATTGTTTGGTTCCTTATGGTTCAAGGGAATCTGCATAAGTATGAATGCTTCTCAAGAAAATCTTACGAGTGGATCAGAGTAAAATTTGatattacatatataatttagtaaataagaaataaaagtgcacttttatttttatttaaaaataattaatttcttgttTTGTATATGAGGTACCGAATGTAATCCACACACATTAGATTTTGTAATTATTAGAGGAACCGTGAtaagaaatgataaaaattattcTTAAATATGCCCTCCATACAATGGATTTATGGGCTTAGATCAATATATGCATTAGTTTGGCGATAAATCCAATAAGGTCATCTTtgcgataaaaaaaattatatcgaGTCAAACATGGATCTCACGTATTTTAATgatggcaaaaatttgtgtaagatggtctcacgggtcgtattttgtgatacagatctcttatttgggacctatatgaaaaatattattttttatgctaagagtattattttttattgtgaatatcggtatggttgatctgtctcacagataaaaattcgtgagattaTTTTATAAGAGGCCTACTCTTCAATGATAATCGTCTGATTTACGGTTTAAACATGAACTCCGCTCATCAACAAGATCTAAGTGCTTGTGTGAGTTTTGGCACAATATGCTTTTTACTAAGAAAAAATATGaagaattaaaatataaattcatattCGTATATTCGAAAAAACAGATTATAAAATGTAAATGActggggatataagttttggaCAACCTAACAAATTTATTTCAGTTTCCGTTTGTGCAGAAACACACACAATGGATTCTTTGTTTTACTTATTACAATATCAAATATTTGTCTGTTCTGAAAATGATGATGACaataatatgattattattgTCACATGATTTGCTCCTCCTCCTATCCCTACCCTGCCCTAGTGTTTCATCACATCGGAGTCAACGCCCAATTATAATCTGACACGTGACCCAGCATATGCCTGTGGTCGTCCCTCTCGCTTCACAATCGTCAGATTTCATTAATTGTCATCACGTGCTCGTGTACTCTGTGACCCTGCAACCGTACGATATCAAGAGATGATCTCACCCGTCCATCTCCTGccaaaatgaaaatttaaatttattattagagtaaaagtagttttttaACTATTGATATATGGATTATTTATAAATAGAAAAATCGGTTCATAATCAAAATAACAagtcaattttattattaatctaAATTGCATTTAAGTTCAATTatcaataataaattcaattcaATACACACTTTTGTTTTCAccattatgttattgattaaatttttaaaaaatgatatcTGCTaattatcaaatcaaatatacagttaattttttttatcaaattataaaaatataataaataaatatttgtcaCTCGAACGAAGCAAAAATAATCACTAtgttaatttttcaaaataattaagtAATTTACAATAATTTATGTAATAATTTATGAATAGTTAGTACCACAATGAATTTTACTTAGGGATGACAACAAATCTGCCCTCGTCTCGTCCCATTGTCATCCATGAATTTTATTTAGTATGAATAGTTTGTACCACAAACCCGCCCTCATCCCATTCCATTGTCATCCCTAATTTTACTCTTTAAAAccatttcaataattttaataatttttaaaatttaaacgaTAACAAAGAGCCTATTCAAAtaagtttttatttttcagtttaaattttcaaaataattcaaataaaaataaataaataaatattacccAATGAGTAAAGAAGCATGCCTTTTCAAGGCTCTCTCGTTTGACTTAGGTGCAGTGGCAAAGACATTAATTGCAATTCCACATCTTTatgtaatttaaataaataaatattcttctccTCGTTGGGCGAGCAATCTCTCACCGGTTCCCCATCCTCCGCTCCCGCCGACAGCAAAAGCATCATCACGCGATTTCGACGGCCCAGATCATGACTTCCATAATCGCCGTCTTTTTTCGAAACGTGCTTCTTGGAAGCCCACTGTTGCTCTCACACCTGCCCACATATAAACCATTCGGGTAAATTGTTTTTGTCTCTCACTTTTTCCACTCCCAATTTTTATCATTGCTTCATCCTTTTATAAACACCAAATCTTCTTTGACATTAAAGTAACAAAACGGGAAGTTTTCATGACCCTCGATCGTATCAATCTCTAGTGTCGAACTGATATATTGGATaatgcattttttttaaaaaaaaatatctttcatgcataacataaatccTACTTCTTCATTTCAAGAAAACAACAATATAAAAAGGGAAACACATTGAATAGTGTAGGGCATTTGACAGTACACAAGGAGTTGAAAAGTAAGGTGTAGAAAGGAAGCTAAAGATAATAAGGTAATGATGAAAGAATCGCATTTATGAGATTAGAGGCTTGTGTCTCTCTGATACACATCAGCCCCCCCTATGTTTTTCTCGTGTAAAGCGCATTTTTATATTATTGCCATCTCTTTGTCTTGTTCTGTGTGTTTGACTGTAGTATTCATTTGCAAATTCAAAATCAAAGCAAGAAACAGGCTTGCCCAGTTGACTGGAAACAACAACAGGTAATGCTGATGAGTCTTTTACAAGTCATATATATAGCCAGCCAGCCAGCTTGCATCGGAAATGAAAGCAATAAAGTTTTAATCAGTTAGTTTTGTAATAACTTCGATGTTTTTACGGGAATTCTTTTAACTTTTTCTTGCATTTAATTAAGATGCATTTTTTTAAACaacgaaaaataataataatattgaagGAATCCCATTTGCAGAGATCAATTTTAAGGATCAACATTTGAATCATAAGTGCAATTAGATTGTTGAGTCAGTTCCTGTTGGTATGTGTGTCTCTGAGACTGTTTGTGAAGACTGCACTCCTCTTCTTTCAACACAGTAATTTTGGAGTATGTATTCAAAAGCCAAACATTCTTTGCGTACAGATAGctctttaatttatatatatattaggtaTTTTGAAGACAAATAAAGTCTAAGAAAATTAATAAAGGAGAATCAAATGTGCTTGAATTTATATGAAGTCGTGGTGGCGCTTTTGTTTTATGGTTTCTTGGAAATCGTTAACCTATAAATACTTGTTCTATTTCGAGTTTGAATAAATATTTCGAGTTTGCTACGTACTGTACGTGATATATAGAAAATGGATATTAGTTGTTGTCTAATATTTTATCTCACATTAATATCTCAAATTTTTTGGAATACATATCGAGTTCGAAAGTCAATTGTAATAGAATTTtttctcaaataaaaaaaaattattccgTATCGTTCGGCCAACACATTTATGCAAGGAATAGACTCGATAGGACGAAAACTTGTATACATTAAATAAACCtaatgttatttatattttttgaatatttatatttttcgaAAGATATATATtgaatttccaaaaaaaaatatcttatGAGCAAACTTCATAATTTCGCAAAACAATAGGAGTAGGTCTcatcgtgagacggtctcacatataTTTATCTTTGAGAcaagtcaaccctaccgatattcacaataaaaagtaatactcttagcataaaaagtaatattttttcatggatgacccaaataagagactcatctcacaaaatacgacacatgagatcgtctcacacaactTTTTGGCAAACAATAGTTAGGTGTGCATGAAAAAGGTCAGACAGCACTTTTACTTCAATTGAGTTAGCATTTATTTTTCTTCGTGATGCTTAATATTGGACCATGACAAACGTTATCGaaacaaaattcaaaacataaatgtagtaaaaaaaaattctctaaATGTCAAACTTGTCTATATTAGAATTTAACCccaccccaaaaaaaaaaaattaaaataatttccgACCCTTGTAAATTCTATATATAAAGAGATGGGTTGTAGGGTTTTCATGTAGAAAATGATGGGCGTTGGGGGGGAGTGTTGGCTGGCTCGAGGCTGCTTCAGAGTGATGTATATATTAGATGATTCCGATCGATGAAATATCAAACGATGAATTCTCTGAAATGCTTCGGACCAGGCTTCATTCCCCTCAAAACATATGTTAATTTATCGGTGTTGTACATGCAGTACTCGatcacacacacacgcacatGAAGAAGGGGATTTGCTGGTTTGTTCGTGAGTTTTAAGGTTGAGTGGGACGTTGTCTGGCTCGAGGTCATGGAGGTGATCTATGTATGCGTTGTTGGAAAATCTAAATGATTCTCGGACCAGGCTTCGTTCCCCCCAACCAGTACTTGCTATGGCTTCTTCTAAATCTGGCTGCCGAACGATCGAGCAAGTAATGACGTTTCTTCTCCAATCTTCACACACAGTGATACACACTTTTGTGCGCGTTTCTCAGAAATTGCGTTTGTTGTCTTCGATATCTAAGCCTAATTCATATATCTATATCAGATTGTTTCTTCCGTCATTCtcagttaattttttttcctaattaACTACAAATATATCCATACACGCACAGCTCCTCCAGTGCGTGTGTTTGAATTTTTGTAATAGCTTCAGTTGTCTGagcttcatattttttttttatgtaattatattatatatcacttACACATTACAATTACACAAGGAAAAAAGTGAATTAAGTATCAATTTCGTATGATAAAATAACTTAAAGAAACCTTAATTACAATAGCTATGCTTGTTcaatttgttaaaaaaaaaaatttcccccACATAATTTGGACAATCAATCATTTTTTGATTGATTAAcagttaatttttttgaaatgatcATTTGATTAGGTTGTATTATAATTATCCTATGATTAAAGATGACGTGTTTATCTGACACATTTATCAGGAAAAGATATGTAAAAGGGTAACACCAATTTAATGTTTTTCCTCAGTGAACTGTTGTTTTCAGCTGATACATTAATGCAGTACACTAAAATAGACAGATCGATAGATTAGACTAGATACATGTCAACTTCCATTGCAGACTACCTAGGCTAAGGCTTAGCTCCTCACATAGATTTACTTTGTTGGGATTTGCATATTTTTCCTCGAGTTAGTCTCCAAATTTGAAATCTGAGTCCTGACACAATTTTCTTTTACGACGAATAGtttaatcaaattttgaaatcgtGTTTACCATGTTTCACCAATTTAGTTAAATTCACAGTAAAATATATGAAAGTAGAGAGATCCATAttaaatgcaataaatcttTAATTTCACAGAAGTGTCGATTGCAGGTACTCTGACCACAGCAGTGGTATTTATCAGTAGTGTGGGTGTATCCTTTCATTCATCACCGATTATATATATTATCTTCTTccaagaaaatgatttatatatatactaatTCTGTGCAAGTAAAATGAGATTTCTTGGCTAGCAATGAAAAGGTTCTTCCACATAAAAGAAAATGACATCAACATGGGCTTTGGATTATTGCCTTTTCCAATTATTAAAAAGACAAACCCAAGAAGTAAGCCTTTATCCACTTAAATTTAATAGGCCTTCATACTTAGTGAgataaaacttttatttttagaaaataataaatagacattaaatttgaattttttcaatCTACAATGATTAAAACTTAGCTGCATCTCGTTTGACTTTAGCATTAAAAGAACAAGAAACAGATGAACAATACCGAACTCAAGCCATATTCCAACTCAATCTATTCATATTTCAAACATGAAACACCATTTATTCCTTGGTTTTACAAGAACTACTTGTTATTTATTATCCATTCGATCAAATTCATCCATCCAATCTAGGAAGCCCCGAACTGGGAACAGCTTGTACCAAGCGCCAGCAGTGAAGAACTGAACCTGAGCTTCGAGGAAGCAACATCGAACTCAAGAAGATAATCCTGCATTTGGTATCCTCCCAGAACTATAGAAGTAAATGGATCCACCCCTCCATCCAAAAATGCGAGGCACGTGACGTCGTTGTTTACTTTAACCATCGAATTTGACCCCAAAAATCTCCAGAAAACACTGGTTGTATCCAGCACAAAGTCAATATTCGGAACATCGGGCCCTGTCTTGGTGTTTATGATCGTCTTTGAATCAAAACAGGCCCCGAAAGGAGATACCGAAGCGACCCTTTTTATGTTTTTCGATGCAGCAGCTGCAACAAATCCGTTAACCAGGGCCCTATAAATTGACCTGTGGAGAATTGTGTAGTGCCTCACGGTTCGGAGATTTGTGCCGCCGGTACCCGTTCTCTTGTTGATCGAAAGCAAAGTGTTGTTGAGTGAAAGAGCCTTGTTTCCAACTTTGATGGATTTCACGTTTATGAAATATTCAACTGATAAGTTCCCGATTCGCTCATTCATATCTGTGCTGACAGGATTTCTTATCAGGGATGTTGTGGTAAGCTTCTTAGATATTACTTCAAACGGGCTGTTGTAATTCCCCTGTCCGACGATCAATTTCCCTTCGTTTCCAGTAGACGGAATGCAGAGTGCGAACTGCTGGCGAACTTTGAAAGCTGATGCGATCTGCGCCTGCAATGAAATCCTAGTCCTGCCTAATCCGACCAATCCCGCCGTCTGGCTAGCCAATTCGTCCCTGAGGACAGGATCAGAGAACTGAAAGGGGAAATCTTTCAAATCATACCTATCTCCACGAGTCGAAAACACGTGCAGTGTGTCCTGTCCGAGGCCGCTGTATCCCTGCGTGCCCGAAAACGGGTTGAGAGCGTAATCCGAGCACGTGTTGTTTGTGCACCCGGGAACCGGGGGAGACAAGAAACAGAAGACGCATCCAATCCCGTTGGCGATCCGACACTGCTGAGTGCCGCAGAGGATGGGGCGGTAGCCGGAAGCGGATTCGAAGTAATCGATAGAGTTGAACCATGCAAATTTCCCACCAAGATCAATGACCGTATTGAAAGTTGTGAAATTTGCACCTATTTGAATAGTGGTGTAGTATTGGTTTGTGGTGGCATCTTTCTTGATCGGGAAAGTGAAGGCCTTGGGTTTTGGAGGGGTTGCGCCATTTGTTAGCGAAGATGAAACAAACAAGCAGAAAATTAATACAGATAGATTTGAAGGAGACATTTTCTTGGACGATCGATTATGCGGAAACTCTGTTGATTTTCACATATTTATAGGGAAGTACATTACGTACAATTTGAATTGGAGTGTGATCCTTTCCTTTGACTAACGGGGATGGTTTGCCAGCCAATCATCGTTATCTTTAGAAGTCAAAAATGCCAGCTTTGCAAATTGCATTTGGGTCTTCCGCATAAAAAGAGTTTTCAGTTttactttcttttgtttgtttctTATACGAAGAGCTTCAATCTGATATCTTGATTCAAATTTGAGAACTTAATGTCAAAAAATTTATACTTCatcgaattttttaaaaaaaaccggtTTCAATGTTCGCACATTAAATTGGTAGGAAATTTCCatgataaaaaaatcaaaaaataaattattatgatttttgaaggggaaaaataaatattttaagctaaaaattttacatttttcaaaaTGACTAATGGATTGAAACAAACCTTTCcatttcatttaaattttggcaaaaaacttgtgttagacggtttcacgtgtcgtattttgtgagacatatatcttatttgggtcatccatgaaaaagtattattttttatgctaagagtattactttttattgtgaatatcggtaagattgacacatctcacaaataaatatttgtgagaccgtctcacaagagacctactcttaaacTTTTGTAGCAAATATTAACTATCCTTTAATGCTCAAGTGTTGAATTGATTACAAGACTGAAAACATTATAGTCACATTAATAacgattaaaattataaatactcAATAATTTGGGGGTCGGTACGGCAATTTTCCTTATTCAACCTTCTAAGGTCAAAGTCAACGCTCAAAGCGTAAATCCAGTGGCTGTCACATTGGCTTTATCAAAACTAACTAGTAAGCCATCATATTATATACAGAAACggaatattatttatattttatacattaTTGGGTCGGTGGGCATGTAAGTCAATACAGAGAGAATAAAATTTACATTAAACTATTGTATAATataccttttttaaaaaaaatactttgtAAATATACATGAAAATTATACTTTTTTATTCGAGTAACTCTTATAACATCGCctcatgattaattttttatacGAATCTCTGACTCGACCTGATCTacgaaaaatataatttttatttaatatttttaatcatgcAAAATGTGGAGACTTTCTGCATCTGGAACACATACTTTAGTTATTTGAATAttcgaatattattttttatataaaaaagaaAATCGACGATTATATCTTAATCCTACGGCATTGATTGGGAACTATTTAtgaagttttttaaaaataatcaagaaaaaaataagaaatataattctaaatatttggCTTTGAATGTGTGCATAAAATTGTGGGCTTGAATAAGAGTTTATTTAAACTGTTAAATGTCATATTGCTTAATTATGTATGCTATTTCACTATATTTTACTTCTGtaaaactaatattgaaaaataaatttgtgattttaaacttaatttttttattttcttgtcaaGTAGATTATTGCCAATTTTTTGTGGCAATCGAATTCCATCGTATTATGCTGGAGATTTCCTTAATTTATATTagcattattattattgttatgtatttttatgatttaatattattataataacacACATACAGACAACGTATGGGATATAATTTCTTGGCCATCAAAGCTATCTAGATTTTGGATTTGACTTTATGATTTTGTGGTGTTAAAATCGGAATTTGATACTAATTGTTTCAAGTAACTTTTACAAGACAACGCAAAGAGCATTTTAggtaatttcattaaaaaaaatgtggaATGAGTGAGATTTTGGTTAATGATAAAGAATTcgatttttatattaatatattattggACGAGTTTGTCACCGGGTCTGGACTTCATATGAGGCCAAGAAAGCAATCGTCTCATGGCCCGGTCCTAGAGAGgactttttattttatatatatattttgagttGATGGTCTGCTGAAATAAAAATTTGactcaatattttaaaaaaaatattaatttgaatattttatgtttataaTTGATCAAAATCGATATTCTCTTCAAGTTCGGTTTAAACAATTTAAacaatatcaaaagatttttggATATTTATTGAGTTTGGAGAAGTTAAAGAGTTAATTTTTAACTACCTTGCTGAATTATCAACAAATTTTTGAATATGCTATAATGTATAGAGAAATCgaataatttattttcgaaTATTTATATTACTTATAAGATTTTGTTAATCTTATCAGTAACTGTTACATCAGCGAAAAGAAACTTATCGAAGTTGAAGTTAATAAAGATTTATCTTCATCAACAATgtcataaaataaattaaatgagCTAGCTATGTTGTTGCTTGACAAAGAAATAGTCCGACAACTAGATTATAtagatttgataaatatttagcCTCTAAAATAGTTATACAATTAGTATTTATGTagttatttcaaatatttattgatttatttttttatgcaatatattatttttggtgTATTTATATATTTACCGACTGAACTTTACCGTTATTTATCGCAACAAGAgggttcattttttttaattttcgctTCAAACACCATCAAATATAGGTACGGCTCTGCTTGTCACAAAGGACTTGTTGGTGTGATTTATTAGACCAACATGATTTGCAAACTATTGTATTATTTCGAGAGTTTATTCAATGCATACCGAAATATAGCGTCTGCGTGGTgcttttgatttatttgtagctAACTGCCGATAAATACTTTCTTTCGATTTACGCTAATTATTTTGTCGTGGACGTGGATTTCTATGAGAATAATTGATGCGGGtttctttgaattttcttttccaaaTCGAGAAAGGTAACAAGGTCTTCACACTAATTATAGTGCACAAATCTGATGTGCTACATGATTGATATACGTGCAATAAATCGGAAATCATATTTTTTGAATGTAAAAAAATCCAAAAggctattttttatttaaattaaaatcttatttataaaattctctaatccgaaaaatcatttaaaatgaattttgttgcaaaaattcacTCCGccaaattattatataaaaaaaaaactcaccaGGTCAACCCtgtattttttttctctctaaATTATAACTACAAACTATATTTAAAAGTACCGATATTTTGGcagaataatttttttataaaaaaatatgccAAAATAATCATATGGcaataaaaatgtatttaaaatatTCTCATTTGATGTATTATAAAAAATGCACGCCTTCATGAAAAAATCTCCATATTCCAATTAAAGATTTTATATTCCTTCAAAGCTATTATTACTCCAAAAAACTCTTGTTAGACGGACTTATGTTGAGTCAATTTTGTAATATAAATACTCTATTTGGATCACTTATAAAAagtataatttttatttcaaaagtattacttttttattgtaaataggGATAAAACTAATCCGTCTGACAAATATAAATATGCGAGACTTTATCGCAAAACCCTTATTAATCTTTCCACATGCCTAAAAAGCATTAACTTTTGAATGGTATATTTTAGTGTTTTACAATTACAATTGTGATATTATGATCCACTCTCTTTTAATacataaataaaaatgaaaatattccaattcaaataaaaaatatttttttttgtatccAAACAAACAAAATTCCGATTAATATACATTGAACCTCGCTGTAACTTTTTATAATAGCCGCCTGCATGAACAGTAGTACCCAAAACATGGGGAATAACTAGCTGACACCAACTAGTTTGAGACTAGATATACTCTATAATGGATGTGTAATACTGGGTAGTTAATCAACTACCAACAAAGTCGTCACTACACATTTCTCGAGATCAAAATTTGATTCAGGGACAATTTTCGCAATCGTGTTCCAATGGAAGGAATCAAGAAAGATGAAGAGCAATATCTTGAAGAAGCAACTTCTTTTGAGACGCATTGATAACGCCTTTGCATTCTGCGTCGGCTAAAACATCGGTCATTATTGCAGCTGCGTGGCCTCTTGGTCCTTCTGTTCCTGATGCTCTCAGTAACATGAACACCTATACGAACGGCATTTCAGTCTTATAGCTGTACAGAAGAAATAACATAAAAGAAGCACTGGAGAAAAGTTGCGCTTGTTGAAAATCAGCAGAAATCCGAAAACATTACAATGCGTGGAGTTTCCAAAGATAGAGATAGGTGTTGAAAATGCAATCATGAAATCTCATTAAAACACTTGATTGAATTCGAACACCATGCCAAACTCAGTTGACTGACAGTTGCATAAATTCAACAGACCATATTATGAAAGAAAAGCATCTCAAATTCAGGACAACTCCGTCCATACTCTGGAAAATCGACACATATATATCAACCAAAGATGCTATGAAATAGAGAAATATGGTGGATGGATGTTTATAATCGTGGTTAATGCAGCAACATATTTCTCGTGGAACTTCTGATAGGCCACCGGTTTTTATTACTTGCTTGAGTGTGAGGCTAATTCAAGAAATGTCGGACACATGTTTCTACATTTATGTGGACAAGAACACTAAATACCTGTCCATGATGTGTTATTTCTAGACATCCAGGTTGCTGGATAAAAGGTTCCCCATCAATTTGCACAGGAAAAGGACGTGACAAGTGAATCCTTATGACTTCCCCTTGCGCTAGCCTTGTTGCTTGCGAAAGTCCAACCTACAAAACAGAGCTATAGATATGTAATCTCCCGCAAATCTGTCATGTAAAGAGCACATATATTATATGTTCCCATGCATAAATTAGTCCACGATAAATGTATATTTCAATCCACTCTAATCTAAGTGCAACCCAATTAagtttcattttctaaaaaagttATGTATATATAGTATATGTCCCCTGTCCTTAAAAACAGGTAATATATAACATTTGTTGGCATCCGTGCATCCAAAAGAAAATCATGCAATATCTAGGGCATAAAAGGACATGTGTTtacaattattttaataaattacgAGTGAAACCGAGTTACCTATACACACGCTAAAAGAAACAACATAATATGTTTCTTCCCAGGGTATCCATAACCATGGGGATGCATGTTCCTTCTGAGGAGGAAATATTTAGAAAGTTGGAATTTATATAGTCATTACTGACATTGATCAAGATAAACCATCAAATTAATCTGACGTACTGAACATATTTCAAAGTATTCAGCAGCAATGTAACTGAAAAGTGCATCAagtaaccacaaagagagcAGACCCACAGAAGACAAACATTATAGTGCGCAGAAAACAGTTTAACTCAAGTTTTTTTCAGGTTTCAAATAATTAAGAACAATCTTGAACCTGAAGCTTGCCAAGGTGCCATGATCCCGAAACACAAACAACTTCAAGCATTTTGTCATGCATTCCCTGCTGATAGAAATTG
It contains:
- the LOC142536892 gene encoding putative aspartic proteinase GIP2: MSPSNLSVLIFCLFVSSSLTNGATPPKPKAFTFPIKKDATTNQYYTTIQIGANFTTFNTVIDLGGKFAWFNSIDYFESASGYRPILCGTQQCRIANGIGCVFCFLSPPVPGCTNNTCSDYALNPFSGTQGYSGLGQDTLHVFSTRGDRYDLKDFPFQFSDPVLRDELASQTAGLVGLGRTRISLQAQIASAFKVRQQFALCIPSTGNEGKLIVGQGNYNSPFEVISKKLTTTSLIRNPVSTDMNERIGNLSVEYFINVKSIKVGNKALSLNNTLLSINKRTGTGGTNLRTVRHYTILHRSIYRALVNGFVAAAASKNIKRVASVSPFGACFDSKTIINTKTGPDVPNIDFVLDTTSVFWRFLGSNSMVKVNNDVTCLAFLDGGVDPFTSIVLGGYQMQDYLLEFDVASSKLRFSSSLLALGTSCSQFGAS